A genomic region of Hydrogenovibrio crunogenus contains the following coding sequences:
- the cheD gene encoding chemoreceptor glutamine deamidase CheD → MQKSVDPAEGITTYKILPGEFYVTKDNERIETVLGSCISACVRDPVTGVGGMNHFMLPVDKNSTGASELSDANRYGNYAMENLVNALLNAGARRERLEFKLFGGGRIMSSTTNIGWYNIGFAFDYIYTEGFKIVSQDIGDVYPRKILYYPNSGRVRVRRLNAMHNQSLAAEESRYINNIGSKPVEGDVELF, encoded by the coding sequence ATGCAAAAAAGTGTGGATCCAGCTGAAGGAATAACAACATATAAGATTTTGCCGGGTGAATTTTACGTTACCAAAGATAATGAACGTATAGAAACGGTGCTGGGTTCCTGTATTTCTGCTTGTGTCAGAGACCCCGTCACAGGCGTCGGTGGAATGAATCATTTTATGTTGCCTGTTGATAAAAACTCCACAGGTGCTTCTGAACTATCTGATGCGAACCGTTATGGCAACTATGCCATGGAAAATTTAGTCAACGCGTTGCTTAACGCAGGCGCTAGAAGAGAACGGCTTGAATTTAAATTATTTGGTGGGGGACGCATCATGAGCTCCACTACCAATATCGGTTGGTACAATATTGGCTTTGCTTTTGATTATATCTATACCGAAGGGTTTAAAATTGTTTCGCAGGATATCGGAGATGTTTATCCTCGAAAAATTTTATATTATCCAAACTCGGGTAGAGTTAGAGTTCGGCGTTTGAATGCGATGCACAATCAATCATTAGCTGCTGAAGAAAGCCGTTATATTAATAATATTGGATCAAAACCTGTTGAGGGTGATGTAGAACTTTTCTGA
- a CDS encoding chemotaxis protein CheA, with translation MDMMETFRQTYLEESFEGLDVMEAGLLDLSPGTPDNEKINEIFRAAHSIKGGSGTFGFTEIIDFTHVLETLLDEMRDGRRDVTQEATDTMLQAVDVLRDMMTRLQNHEEIDEARASEVQKDMEAILNGGSVDAGSEPSSPEAQSPEENQTNASTGTGSWVIDLVPEKELLQTGNEPIRIFRELETLGDISVTVDDSALPDVNELNPEDLHLKWQVTLTGEGIDEEDVKEVFEWIDGDGAEVRITAPSITASESTTANAEPATQATQQNVATETAASATPKTEVKKPASAAKPAQAASAPKQDSSIRVDLSKIDQLVNLVGELVITQSMLSQFGEQAEQNEDSDWADKLKEGLTHLERHTRDLQESVMNIRMLPVSFAFNRMPRIVHDVSKKLGKSINLVMEGENTELDKTMLEALTDPLVHIVRNSIDHGVESPEVRLEAGKAETGTVKMAAFHQGGNILIQITDDGAGINADKVRQKAIEKGVIEEDHKMSEEEIIDLIFHPGFSTADVISDVSGRGVGMDVVRRNIRGLGGSVEVKTERGHGSVFTIRLPLTLAILDGQLAKVGSETYVFPLVSIVESIQVDKSLVKGIAGQTELYKLRDSYIPVIRLHQKLGIKDARTDLEEGLLVVVEDGGKRAGIFVDDLLGQQQVVIKSLESNFMKISSIAGATILGDGTVSLILDVTETLASHKGGNLQSNAA, from the coding sequence ATGGACATGATGGAAACTTTTCGCCAGACTTACCTAGAAGAAAGTTTTGAAGGACTGGATGTGATGGAAGCCGGCCTTCTGGACTTGTCGCCAGGAACGCCTGATAATGAAAAAATTAACGAAATTTTCCGTGCAGCGCACTCAATAAAGGGTGGAAGTGGTACCTTTGGATTCACTGAAATTATCGACTTCACGCATGTTTTAGAAACGCTCTTAGATGAAATGCGTGACGGCCGTAGGGATGTTACTCAGGAAGCAACAGATACGATGTTACAAGCAGTCGATGTACTTAGAGACATGATGACGCGCTTGCAGAACCATGAAGAAATTGATGAAGCCCGAGCCAGTGAAGTCCAAAAAGACATGGAAGCCATTTTAAATGGCGGAAGTGTCGATGCTGGTTCAGAGCCGTCGTCTCCTGAAGCGCAATCGCCTGAAGAAAACCAAACGAATGCCTCTACAGGTACCGGTTCTTGGGTCATTGATTTGGTTCCAGAAAAAGAATTGTTGCAGACAGGAAATGAACCGATTCGTATTTTCCGAGAACTGGAAACGTTAGGTGATATCTCGGTTACTGTCGATGATTCTGCATTGCCTGATGTAAATGAATTAAACCCTGAAGATTTGCACTTGAAGTGGCAAGTTACCTTAACAGGTGAGGGCATTGATGAAGAAGATGTCAAAGAAGTATTTGAGTGGATTGACGGGGATGGTGCTGAAGTCAGAATTACGGCTCCTTCTATAACCGCATCCGAGTCAACGACGGCTAATGCAGAACCTGCAACGCAAGCTACCCAACAAAATGTTGCCACCGAAACGGCAGCTTCTGCAACACCGAAAACAGAAGTTAAGAAACCCGCATCAGCGGCCAAGCCTGCTCAAGCGGCGAGTGCGCCTAAGCAAGACAGTTCGATTCGTGTCGATTTAAGTAAAATTGATCAACTAGTGAACTTGGTTGGTGAGCTGGTTATTACACAATCAATGCTAAGTCAGTTTGGAGAGCAAGCTGAACAAAATGAAGATTCTGATTGGGCCGATAAGCTTAAAGAAGGGTTGACCCACCTCGAACGACATACGCGAGACCTCCAAGAAAGTGTGATGAATATTCGTATGTTACCAGTGAGCTTTGCGTTCAACCGTATGCCTCGTATTGTGCATGATGTCAGCAAGAAGCTAGGAAAGTCAATTAACTTGGTGATGGAAGGGGAAAATACCGAACTGGATAAAACCATGTTGGAAGCCTTGACGGACCCTTTAGTACATATCGTCCGTAATTCGATTGACCATGGTGTGGAGTCCCCAGAAGTTCGATTGGAAGCCGGTAAAGCTGAAACTGGCACTGTAAAAATGGCCGCTTTCCATCAAGGTGGCAACATCCTGATTCAAATAACAGATGACGGTGCCGGGATCAATGCTGATAAGGTTCGCCAAAAAGCGATTGAAAAAGGGGTGATTGAAGAAGATCACAAGATGTCGGAAGAAGAGATTATTGATTTGATCTTCCATCCTGGTTTTTCAACTGCAGATGTCATCAGTGATGTATCCGGGCGTGGTGTTGGTATGGATGTGGTTCGTCGAAATATCCGAGGGCTAGGCGGCTCAGTTGAAGTGAAAACAGAAAGAGGACATGGAAGTGTCTTTACGATTCGTTTACCTCTAACACTGGCCATTTTGGATGGGCAGTTAGCGAAAGTTGGATCAGAGACTTATGTCTTCCCGCTGGTTTCTATTGTTGAATCGATCCAGGTTGATAAATCTTTGGTGAAAGGTATTGCTGGTCAGACTGAGCTTTATAAGTTAAGAGATAGCTATATTCCGGTTATTCGTCTGCACCAAAAGCTTGGTATTAAAGATGCCAGAACAGATTTAGAAGAAGGACTGCTTGTTGTGGTTGAAGATGGCGGCAAACGTGCCGGTATTTTTGTGGATGATTTGCTTGGACAACAACAAGTCGTGATTAAAAGTTTAGAAAGTAACTTTATGAAAATCAGCAGCATTGCCGGTGCCACTATCTTAGGGGATGGAACGGTTTCATTGATTTTGGATGTCACTGAGACACTGGCTTCCCACAAGGGTGGCAATCTACAATCAAATGCTGCATAA
- the tadA gene encoding tRNA adenosine(34) deaminase TadA: MLTVSETLSASEQDVFWMTHAMSLAKKAEQQGEIPVGAVLVKDFELIAEGWNQTIQTHDPTAHAEVVALRKAGAEEENYRLNDLTLYVTLEPCPMCAGAMVHARLKRLVIAAKDFRTGAAGSLINLVQEPRLNHQVKTDFGVLESEASEMLSGFFRRRRLEKKKAR, from the coding sequence ATGTTAACCGTTTCTGAGACACTTTCTGCTTCTGAACAAGATGTTTTCTGGATGACTCATGCGATGTCATTAGCTAAAAAAGCCGAACAACAAGGTGAAATCCCTGTAGGTGCGGTATTGGTTAAAGATTTTGAGTTGATTGCTGAGGGATGGAATCAAACCATTCAAACTCATGACCCGACAGCGCACGCTGAAGTGGTCGCTTTACGGAAGGCTGGAGCAGAAGAAGAAAACTATCGTTTAAATGATTTAACCTTATATGTAACATTAGAGCCGTGTCCGATGTGTGCCGGCGCAATGGTTCATGCTCGATTAAAAAGGTTGGTCATTGCGGCTAAGGATTTCAGGACAGGGGCGGCGGGTTCTTTGATCAATTTGGTGCAAGAACCAAGGCTAAATCACCAAGTTAAAACAGACTTTGGCGTTTTAGAATCCGAAGCCAGTGAAATGCTGAGTGGATTCTTTCGTAGAAGGCGTCTAGAAAAGAAAAAAGCTCGCTAA
- a CDS encoding energy-coupling factor ABC transporter permease — protein sequence MNLQDDGLSWIWLLSGGVLYFLAMVWSLKTAPWHKVLDKESQHVFLGATVIVFLLWNSGASIGSGLTFHLLMAALITLMFGAQFAMISMSFALLGVTVLGNAGELAFGLNAVLMGVIPILVVWWIAIWSYRYLERNFFVFILLNGFLAAGIASIVTLALSAVVMTWSGVQSIETLEQSFIPYIPLMAIPEGFVNAMLLLALVLMKPEWVSCFTDEQYLNGK from the coding sequence ATGAATCTTCAAGATGACGGACTTTCATGGATTTGGCTCTTGAGTGGAGGGGTGCTCTATTTTCTGGCTATGGTTTGGAGTTTAAAAACGGCACCTTGGCATAAAGTTCTGGATAAAGAGTCGCAACATGTTTTTCTTGGCGCAACCGTCATTGTCTTTCTTTTATGGAATTCTGGCGCTTCTATTGGTAGCGGATTAACGTTTCATTTGTTGATGGCCGCTCTAATCACCTTAATGTTTGGCGCACAATTTGCGATGATTTCGATGAGTTTTGCCTTGTTGGGCGTAACCGTTTTAGGGAATGCTGGGGAGTTGGCTTTTGGGCTTAATGCTGTTTTGATGGGAGTGATTCCGATACTTGTTGTTTGGTGGATTGCCATTTGGTCCTATCGTTATCTGGAGCGCAATTTCTTTGTCTTTATCCTGTTAAATGGATTTTTGGCTGCCGGTATCGCGTCGATTGTGACGTTGGCATTGTCAGCTGTTGTGATGACATGGAGCGGTGTTCAGTCGATTGAAACGCTTGAACAGTCTTTTATTCCTTATATTCCTTTGATGGCTATACCGGAAGGCTTTGTGAATGCAATGTTGCTGTTGGCTTTAGTGTTGATGAAGCCGGAATGGGTCAGCTGTTTTACCGATGAACAGTACTTAAACGGAAAGTGA
- a CDS encoding RDD family protein: MQAFKILFAFLYDLLLLCAVWFIATLPFVLWQGPGFQERPTALLAFQVYLLAITYVYLTYFWVLNGQTPGLRVWHLRLIRQDNYIMTRHNANLRFITGILLFPIGWIGLFLSPQKQTLQDLISKTKIVPSQKMESAQ, from the coding sequence ATGCAAGCTTTTAAAATCCTCTTTGCGTTCCTTTACGATCTATTATTACTATGCGCTGTCTGGTTCATTGCAACCCTGCCGTTCGTCCTATGGCAAGGCCCAGGTTTCCAAGAAAGACCGACTGCGTTATTGGCATTCCAAGTGTATTTATTGGCCATCACTTATGTTTACCTCACCTATTTCTGGGTTTTAAATGGACAAACACCAGGCTTAAGAGTGTGGCATTTAAGATTGATTCGTCAAGACAATTACATCATGACACGACATAATGCCAACCTGAGATTTATTACAGGAATCTTACTTTTCCCTATTGGCTGGATTGGACTTTTTCTCTCCCCACAAAAGCAAACTTTGCAGGATTTGATTTCAAAGACTAAAATAGTGCCCTCTCAAAAAATGGAATCCGCTCAATGA
- the guaB gene encoding IMP dehydrogenase: MRILQEALTFDDVLLVPAHSNVLPSDVSLKTRLTRNIELNIPFVSAAMDTVTEARLAISMAQEGGIGIVHKNMTIDEQADVVTKVKKYEHGVVLEPITVQVNDTVQEVLEKTKQNRVSSAPVMDGDDLVGIVTSRDLRYLVDLAQPVSQIMTPKDRLVTVKEKVKREEVLELLHQHRLERLLVVDDNFKLKGMITVKDMEKSSEHPYAAKDSNGRLRVGAAVGTGAETYDRVAALVKAGVDVIIVDTAHGHSQGVLDKVKWVKDNYPQIDVVGGNIATAEAALDLVKAGADAVKVGIGPGSICTTRIVSGVGVPQLTAISNVAEALKDKGIPLIADGGIRFSGDVAKALVSGASAVMLGSMFAGTEESPGEVEYYQGRAYKSYRGMGSLGAMSQKQGSSDRYFQSSNAADKLVPEGIEGRVAYKGPLAPIIHQLVGGIRSSMGYTGCKDIKEFNTKPSFVRVSGAGMAESHVHNVQIVKEAPNYRV, translated from the coding sequence ATGCGCATCCTGCAAGAAGCCCTTACTTTTGATGATGTTTTATTGGTGCCAGCACACTCGAATGTGTTGCCATCAGATGTTTCATTAAAAACTCGTCTGACTCGTAATATTGAATTGAATATCCCATTTGTATCGGCTGCCATGGACACGGTGACAGAAGCGCGCTTAGCCATCTCAATGGCACAGGAAGGTGGTATCGGTATTGTTCATAAGAATATGACAATCGATGAACAAGCAGATGTGGTGACTAAAGTTAAAAAATATGAGCACGGCGTGGTTTTAGAACCGATTACAGTTCAAGTGAACGACACGGTTCAAGAAGTATTGGAAAAAACCAAGCAAAATCGAGTGTCTTCTGCGCCAGTCATGGACGGCGATGATCTGGTCGGAATCGTGACCAGTCGTGATTTAAGATATTTGGTTGACTTAGCACAGCCTGTTTCTCAGATTATGACGCCGAAAGACCGTTTAGTGACGGTTAAGGAAAAGGTAAAGCGTGAAGAAGTTTTAGAGTTATTACATCAACATCGTTTAGAGCGTTTATTAGTGGTGGATGATAACTTTAAGTTAAAAGGCATGATTACTGTTAAAGACATGGAAAAATCATCTGAGCATCCTTATGCGGCTAAAGATTCTAATGGCCGTTTGCGTGTGGGTGCTGCAGTTGGAACAGGTGCTGAAACGTATGATCGTGTGGCGGCTTTAGTGAAGGCTGGTGTTGATGTCATTATTGTCGATACAGCCCATGGTCACTCACAAGGCGTACTCGATAAAGTGAAATGGGTGAAAGACAATTATCCTCAAATTGATGTTGTTGGCGGGAACATTGCGACAGCAGAAGCTGCTTTAGATTTGGTTAAAGCGGGTGCGGATGCGGTTAAAGTCGGGATTGGGCCTGGGTCGATCTGTACAACGCGTATTGTTTCGGGGGTTGGGGTTCCTCAATTGACTGCCATTTCCAACGTTGCAGAAGCATTGAAAGACAAAGGCATTCCATTAATTGCAGATGGCGGGATTCGTTTCTCAGGTGATGTGGCAAAAGCCCTTGTATCTGGTGCATCAGCCGTGATGTTAGGCAGTATGTTCGCAGGAACTGAAGAGTCTCCAGGTGAGGTGGAATACTACCAAGGTCGTGCCTATAAGTCATACCGTGGTATGGGATCTTTAGGTGCTATGTCACAGAAACAAGGGTCTTCAGATCGTTATTTCCAATCATCCAACGCGGCAGATAAACTGGTTCCAGAAGGTATTGAAGGGCGAGTCGCTTATAAAGGACCTTTGGCACCTATTATTCACCAGTTGGTAGGTGGTATCCGATCCAGTATGGGGTATACCGGTTGTAAGGACATTAAAGAGTTTAATACCAAACCTTCTTTTGTTCGTGTATCCGGAGCGGGCATGGCAGAAAGTCATGTACACAATGTTCAGATTGTTAAGGAAGCACCTAACTACCGAGTCTAA
- the guaA gene encoding glutamine-hydrolyzing GMP synthase: MSQNNIHEHRILILDFGSQYTQLIARRIREIGVYCEVEPWDIDVEDIVKFGARGIILSGGPETVTGNDAPVAPTEVFELGVPVLGICYGMQTMAEQLGGKVINATEHEYGYAQVRAHGHTKLLKDIEDHVTPEGYGMLDVWMSHGDRVDVLPEGFKLMASTGNCPIAGMANEEKDFYGIQFHPEVTHTTQGQRMIERFVVDLCGCEKLWTTENIIDDSIARIRQQVGSDEVLLGLSGGVDSSVVAALLHKAIGKQLTCVFVDHGLLRHKEGDQVMSMFAENMGIKVIRVDAEDYFMNALAGEADPEKKRKIIGHAFIEMFDQESAKLTGVKWLAQGTIYPDVIESAGSKTGKAKVIKSHHNVGGLPEDMKLELLEPLRELFKDEVRKLGVALGLPSDMVYRHPFPGPGLGVRILGEVKKEYADILRLADHIFIEELRAADLYDKTSQAFTVFLPVKSVGVVGDARRYDYVVSLRAVETIDFMTARWAHLPYDFLEKVSNRIINEIPRITRVTYDISSKPPATIEWE; encoded by the coding sequence ATGTCACAAAACAACATTCATGAACATCGCATTTTAATTCTAGACTTTGGATCTCAATACACACAGTTGATCGCTCGACGTATTCGAGAAATCGGGGTGTATTGTGAAGTAGAGCCATGGGATATTGATGTTGAGGATATTGTCAAGTTTGGCGCAAGAGGTATTATTTTATCTGGTGGTCCAGAAACCGTCACAGGTAACGATGCTCCAGTTGCGCCCACAGAAGTGTTTGAGTTAGGTGTACCTGTCCTAGGGATTTGCTACGGTATGCAAACCATGGCTGAGCAGTTAGGCGGGAAAGTGATTAATGCTACTGAACATGAATATGGTTATGCTCAAGTTCGAGCTCACGGACATACTAAGTTATTAAAAGATATTGAAGACCATGTTACACCGGAAGGTTATGGCATGTTGGATGTTTGGATGTCTCATGGTGACCGTGTGGATGTACTGCCAGAAGGGTTTAAATTGATGGCTTCAACAGGCAATTGCCCGATTGCCGGTATGGCTAATGAAGAAAAAGACTTTTATGGTATTCAATTTCATCCGGAAGTCACTCATACCACACAAGGCCAACGCATGATTGAACGTTTTGTGGTTGACCTGTGTGGTTGTGAAAAACTTTGGACAACTGAAAACATCATTGATGACAGCATTGCGCGTATTCGCCAACAAGTGGGGTCTGATGAAGTGTTGCTAGGACTGTCTGGTGGCGTGGACTCTTCGGTGGTGGCCGCCTTGTTGCATAAGGCGATTGGTAAGCAATTGACGTGTGTTTTTGTCGATCACGGTCTGTTACGTCATAAAGAGGGCGATCAGGTGATGTCCATGTTTGCTGAGAATATGGGGATTAAGGTGATTCGTGTGGATGCGGAAGATTATTTTATGAACGCATTGGCCGGAGAAGCGGATCCTGAGAAGAAGCGTAAGATTATTGGGCATGCATTTATTGAAATGTTTGATCAAGAATCGGCTAAATTGACTGGTGTGAAATGGTTGGCTCAAGGAACGATTTATCCGGATGTTATCGAATCGGCTGGCTCGAAGACTGGAAAAGCCAAAGTCATCAAATCGCATCACAATGTGGGTGGTTTGCCAGAGGATATGAAACTGGAGTTACTGGAGCCTTTGAGAGAATTGTTTAAAGATGAGGTTCGTAAGTTGGGGGTTGCGTTAGGCTTACCTTCAGATATGGTTTACCGCCATCCATTCCCTGGTCCAGGTCTTGGGGTTCGAATTTTAGGTGAAGTTAAAAAAGAATATGCTGACATTCTGCGTTTAGCGGATCATATCTTTATTGAAGAGCTCAGAGCCGCTGACTTGTATGATAAAACTTCTCAAGCATTTACCGTTTTCTTGCCTGTTAAATCTGTTGGCGTGGTTGGAGATGCCCGTCGCTATGATTATGTGGTATCGCTAAGAGCTGTTGAAACAATTGATTTCATGACCGCTCGTTGGGCTCACCTTCCTTACGATTTCCTGGAAAAGGTTTCTAACCGTATCATTAACGAAATTCCTCGTATTACACGAGTAACGTATGATATTTCCAGTAAACCGCCTGCCACGATTGAGTGGGAATAA
- the htpG gene encoding molecular chaperone HtpG, with product MSHTETHAFQTEVNQLLKLMIHALYSNKEIFLRELVSNASDALDKLRFESVSNDALSEGESELAIQVGFDKEARTVSIIDNGIGMTRDEVIANIGTIANSGTKKFLENMTGDQAKDSHLIGQFGVGFYASFIVADKVTLTTRKAGDEKSEGTRWESTGEGEYTLETVEKETKGTEITLHLKEDMDEFLDDFRLKNIITTYSDHINFPIKMWQVKLDDEGKETEEKTLEQVNKATAIWTQPKSELSDEDYNNFYQTVSHDYENPLAHIHNKVEGTLEYTSLLYLPKKAPFDLYDRDRRYGLKLYVKRVFIMDDAEHLMPTYLRFVRGVIDSNDLPLNVSREILQSNRVVDKIRSASVKRVLDQLAKMAKAEDQSDYETFWDQFGNVMKEGIIEDFANKDKIAKLLRFSSTHEFSGPAQRVSLQDYIDRMGEDQEAIYYITADTYAAATGSPHLEMFRKKGIEVLLLTDRIDEWLVSHLTEFEGKQLKSVTSADLKEFDEEAEKELSEEDKKAREALTEKVKKAIEDQVSDVKITHRLTDSPACVVSAEGDISAHMARMMEQMGQAMPKQKPVLELNPEHALVKKLDSLEDEPKVKEWSLFLLEQAQLAEGDQLEKPADFIKRMNALLSEVI from the coding sequence ATGAGCCATACGGAAACTCATGCGTTTCAAACTGAAGTGAATCAGTTGCTAAAACTGATGATTCATGCCCTGTACAGTAATAAAGAGATCTTTTTACGAGAGTTGGTTTCAAATGCCTCTGATGCATTGGATAAATTGCGTTTTGAATCAGTGTCAAATGATGCCTTATCAGAAGGGGAGTCAGAGCTTGCAATCCAGGTAGGGTTTGATAAGGAAGCTAGAACCGTATCGATTATTGACAATGGGATTGGGATGACGCGTGATGAAGTCATTGCTAACATCGGTACCATCGCAAACTCCGGAACAAAAAAGTTTCTTGAAAATATGACGGGCGACCAAGCCAAAGACAGTCACTTGATTGGGCAATTTGGGGTTGGTTTCTATGCGTCATTCATTGTTGCAGATAAAGTGACGTTGACCACGCGTAAAGCAGGGGATGAAAAATCAGAAGGAACCCGTTGGGAATCGACAGGCGAAGGGGAGTATACGCTTGAAACTGTTGAAAAAGAAACCAAAGGAACCGAGATCACGCTTCACTTGAAAGAAGACATGGATGAGTTCTTAGATGACTTCAGATTAAAGAACATTATCACGACGTATTCTGACCACATTAATTTCCCAATTAAAATGTGGCAAGTTAAGTTGGATGATGAAGGTAAAGAAACCGAAGAGAAAACATTAGAGCAGGTCAACAAAGCAACTGCGATTTGGACGCAGCCTAAATCTGAATTATCGGATGAAGACTACAATAACTTCTATCAAACCGTTTCGCATGATTATGAAAACCCTTTAGCTCATATTCATAATAAAGTGGAAGGAACGCTGGAATATACTTCATTGCTTTATCTTCCTAAAAAAGCACCGTTTGATTTGTATGATAGAGATCGCCGCTACGGACTAAAACTGTATGTGAAACGTGTCTTTATCATGGATGATGCCGAACACCTGATGCCGACGTACTTGCGTTTTGTTCGTGGGGTTATTGATTCAAATGACTTACCGTTGAACGTTTCACGAGAGATTCTACAAAGTAATCGTGTGGTGGATAAAATTCGTTCAGCATCGGTTAAGCGTGTCCTTGACCAGTTAGCCAAAATGGCAAAAGCGGAAGATCAATCTGATTATGAAACGTTCTGGGATCAGTTTGGTAATGTCATGAAGGAAGGGATTATTGAAGACTTTGCGAATAAAGATAAAATCGCGAAATTGCTTCGTTTTTCTTCAACGCATGAATTTTCTGGACCGGCTCAACGAGTGTCTTTACAAGATTATATTGATCGAATGGGAGAAGACCAAGAGGCCATTTACTACATTACAGCAGATACGTATGCTGCCGCAACCGGTAGCCCTCACTTAGAAATGTTCCGTAAGAAAGGCATTGAAGTCTTGTTGTTGACGGATCGTATTGATGAGTGGTTGGTTTCTCACCTGACAGAGTTTGAAGGCAAGCAGCTGAAATCCGTGACTTCTGCAGACTTAAAAGAGTTTGATGAAGAAGCAGAAAAGGAGTTGTCTGAAGAAGATAAAAAAGCGCGTGAAGCTTTAACAGAGAAAGTGAAAAAAGCGATTGAAGATCAAGTTTCCGATGTCAAAATCACACACCGCTTAACCGATTCACCGGCTTGTGTGGTGTCTGCGGAAGGTGATATCTCAGCGCATATGGCGCGCATGATGGAGCAAATGGGACAAGCGATGCCGAAGCAAAAGCCGGTGTTGGAATTGAATCCCGAACACGCATTGGTGAAAAAGCTGGACAGCTTAGAAGATGAACCGAAAGTGAAAGAGTGGTCTTTGTTCTTATTGGAGCAAGCGCAATTAGCGGAAGGGGATCAGTTGGAAAAACCAGCGGACTTCATTAAACGAATGAATGCGTTGTTAAGTGAAGTGATTTAA
- the serB gene encoding phosphoserine phosphatase SerB: MTTIIIHENALTFEQSNQIKRALAVPEKVDNHFRVTVDECSAEKIAELSEKLSIDMNILPEHFNAGDIKLLISDMDSTLIGIECVDEIADMMDLKPQVSEITEAAMRGELNFESSLTKRVALLKGLNTSALQKVFDERLFLNPGAETWIAGLKEKNIAFALVSGGFTFFTDRLKKQLELDYARANILDEAEGCLTGKIQGDIVGAEAKAAFLQEICNELGISLNQTIAIGDGANDLLMMNEAGLSIAYHAKPKVQTQSDVAINRGGLDKVLDFLA, from the coding sequence ATGACGACAATTATTATTCATGAAAACGCTTTAACCTTCGAACAAAGCAATCAAATCAAGCGTGCCCTAGCGGTTCCCGAAAAAGTAGACAACCATTTTCGCGTGACCGTAGACGAATGTTCTGCCGAAAAAATTGCTGAGTTGTCGGAAAAGTTGTCCATCGACATGAATATCCTACCTGAGCATTTTAATGCTGGCGACATTAAGCTCCTCATCAGCGATATGGATTCAACCCTTATCGGCATTGAGTGTGTTGACGAAATCGCCGACATGATGGATTTAAAACCTCAGGTATCGGAAATTACCGAAGCAGCGATGCGGGGAGAGCTTAATTTTGAATCTTCTTTGACTAAACGCGTTGCCTTACTCAAAGGCTTGAATACCTCAGCATTGCAAAAAGTGTTTGATGAACGGCTATTTCTAAACCCAGGGGCCGAAACTTGGATTGCAGGGTTGAAAGAAAAAAATATTGCCTTTGCTTTGGTTTCTGGAGGGTTCACTTTTTTCACCGATCGTTTGAAAAAACAACTGGAACTCGACTATGCAAGAGCCAACATTCTTGATGAAGCAGAAGGATGTTTAACAGGAAAAATCCAAGGTGACATTGTTGGTGCTGAAGCCAAGGCGGCTTTTTTACAAGAAATTTGCAACGAACTAGGCATCAGCTTGAATCAAACCATCGCCATTGGAGATGGTGCCAATGACTTGCTGATGATGAATGAGGCGGGCTTAAGCATCGCTTACCATGCCAAACCGAAAGTACAGACGCAATCAGATGTCGCCATCAATCGTGGCGGACTAGATAAAGTATTGGATTTTTTAGCGTAA